A single Pseudomonas sp. HN11 DNA region contains:
- a CDS encoding monovalent cation/H+ antiporter subunit A, producing the protein MSLIVLLLLPFIGSCLAALLPHNARNTESLLAGLVALVATIQVALLYPQIAHGGVIREEFMWLPSLGLNFVLRMDGFAWLFSMLVLGIGTLVSLYARYYMSPDDPVPRFFAFFLAFMGAMLGLVISGNLVQIVFFWELTSLFSFLLIGYWHHRADARRGAYMALMVTGAGGLCLLAGVMLLGHIVGSYDLDLVLAAGDQIRAHSLYPVMLALVLIGALSKSAQFPFHFWLPHAMAAPTPVSAYLHSATMVKAGVFLLARLWPSLSGSEEWFWIVGGAGALTLLLGAYCAMFQNDLKGLLAYSTISHLGLITLLLGLNSPLAAVAAVFHILNHATFKASLFMAAGIIDHESGTRDIRKLSGLVRLIPFTATLAMVASASMAGVPLLNGFLSKEMFFAETVFITSTAWVEFALPLIATIAGTFSVAYALRFTVDVFFGPTATNLPHTPHEPPRWMRAPVELLVFTCLLVGIFPAQVVGSILAAAALPVVGGVLPEYSLAIWHGWNAPMIMSLVAMSGGVVLYLLLRKQLKRGRFKYPPVISYFNGKRGFERSLVVMMRGVRRIEKRISTKRLQTQLFLLVLVAVIGGMIPMLNSGLSWGDRPKIPGSIVFVTLWLLAIACALGAAWQAKYHRLAALTMVSVCGLMTCVTFVWFSAPDLALTQLVVEVVTTVLILLGLRWLPRRIEEVSPLPNTLRKARIRRVRDFLLSTVVGGGMALLSYAMLTRQTPNDISSFYLSRALPEGGGSNVVNVMLVDFRGFDTLGEITVLGAVALTVYALLRRFRPSKESMQLPAQQRQLAPDVATDLVNPRQASDTALGFMMVPAVLVRLLLPIALVVSFYLFMRGHNQPGGGFVAGLVMSVAFILQYMVAGTQWVEAQMSLRPMRWMGFGLFSATLTGLGALFAGYPFLTTHTWHLSLPVLGDIHIASALFFDVGVYAMVVGSTLLMLTALGHQSVRAHKPSNQAKVVAATEGAA; encoded by the coding sequence ATGTCCCTGATAGTTCTACTGCTTCTGCCGTTCATTGGCAGCTGTCTGGCGGCCTTGCTGCCGCACAATGCACGTAACACCGAATCCCTGCTGGCCGGCCTTGTGGCCTTGGTCGCAACCATTCAAGTCGCCCTGCTCTACCCCCAGATCGCCCACGGTGGCGTGATCCGCGAAGAATTCATGTGGTTGCCCAGCCTCGGGCTGAACTTCGTGTTGCGCATGGACGGGTTTGCCTGGCTGTTCTCGATGCTGGTGCTGGGCATCGGCACGCTGGTGTCGCTGTATGCGCGCTACTACATGTCGCCGGATGATCCGGTGCCGCGCTTCTTTGCGTTTTTCCTGGCGTTCATGGGCGCGATGCTCGGGCTGGTGATCTCCGGCAACCTGGTCCAGATCGTGTTTTTCTGGGAACTGACCAGCCTGTTCTCGTTTCTGCTGATCGGCTACTGGCACCACCGCGCCGATGCCCGACGCGGCGCGTATATGGCGTTGATGGTCACCGGCGCCGGCGGCTTGTGCCTGCTGGCGGGCGTGATGCTGCTGGGGCATATCGTCGGCAGCTATGACCTGGACCTGGTGCTGGCGGCGGGCGATCAGATTCGCGCGCACTCGCTGTACCCGGTCATGCTGGCCTTGGTGCTGATCGGCGCCCTGAGCAAAAGCGCCCAGTTCCCCTTCCATTTTTGGCTGCCCCACGCGATGGCGGCCCCCACGCCAGTGTCGGCGTACCTGCATTCGGCAACGATGGTGAAGGCCGGCGTGTTCCTGTTGGCCCGCCTGTGGCCGTCGCTGTCCGGCAGCGAAGAATGGTTCTGGATCGTCGGCGGCGCCGGCGCGCTCACCCTCCTCCTCGGCGCTTACTGCGCCATGTTCCAGAATGATCTCAAGGGCCTGCTGGCCTACTCCACCATCAGCCACCTCGGGCTGATTACCTTATTGCTTGGTCTGAACAGCCCGCTGGCCGCCGTCGCGGCAGTGTTCCATATCCTCAACCACGCCACGTTCAAGGCCTCGCTGTTCATGGCGGCGGGCATCATCGACCACGAAAGCGGCACGCGGGATATCCGCAAGCTCAGCGGGCTGGTGCGGTTGATCCCGTTTACCGCGACCCTGGCGATGGTGGCCAGTGCGTCCATGGCGGGCGTGCCGTTGCTCAATGGATTCCTGTCCAAAGAGATGTTCTTCGCCGAAACCGTGTTCATCACGTCGACCGCTTGGGTAGAGTTTGCCCTGCCGTTGATCGCGACGATTGCCGGTACGTTCAGCGTGGCCTACGCGCTGCGTTTCACGGTCGATGTGTTCTTCGGCCCTACGGCGACCAACCTGCCGCACACCCCACATGAACCGCCGCGCTGGATGCGCGCACCGGTCGAGCTGCTGGTGTTCACCTGTCTGTTGGTGGGGATCTTCCCGGCGCAAGTCGTCGGTTCGATCCTCGCCGCCGCTGCGCTGCCAGTGGTCGGCGGTGTACTGCCAGAGTACAGCCTGGCGATCTGGCACGGCTGGAACGCGCCGATGATCATGAGCCTGGTGGCCATGTCCGGTGGCGTGGTGCTGTACCTGTTGCTGCGCAAGCAACTCAAGCGCGGCCGCTTCAAATACCCGCCCGTGATCAGCTACTTCAACGGCAAGCGCGGCTTCGAGCGCAGCCTGGTGGTAATGATGCGCGGCGTGCGCCGGATCGAGAAACGCATCAGCACCAAGCGCCTGCAGACGCAACTCTTCTTGCTGGTGTTGGTGGCGGTGATCGGCGGCATGATCCCGATGCTCAACAGTGGCCTCAGTTGGGGCGACCGGCCGAAGATCCCCGGCTCCATCGTGTTCGTGACCCTGTGGCTGCTGGCGATTGCCTGTGCCCTCGGTGCCGCCTGGCAAGCCAAGTACCACCGGCTGGCAGCCCTGACCATGGTCAGCGTGTGTGGCCTGATGACCTGCGTGACCTTTGTGTGGTTCTCGGCGCCGGACCTGGCGCTGACCCAATTGGTGGTCGAAGTGGTCACCACCGTGCTGATCCTGCTGGGTCTGCGCTGGCTGCCACGGCGGATCGAAGAGGTGTCGCCATTGCCGAACACCTTGCGTAAGGCGCGGATTCGACGGGTACGCGACTTCCTGTTGTCGACCGTGGTGGGTGGCGGCATGGCGCTGTTGTCCTACGCGATGCTGACGCGCCAGACGCCCAACGATATCTCCTCGTTCTACTTAAGCCGCGCCCTGCCCGAAGGCGGCGGCAGCAATGTAGTGAACGTGATGCTGGTGGACTTCCGGGGCTTCGATACGCTCGGCGAAATCACCGTGCTCGGCGCCGTGGCGCTGACGGTGTACGCCTTGCTGCGGCGCTTCCGCCCGTCCAAGGAAAGCATGCAACTGCCCGCGCAACAGCGTCAGTTGGCGCCGGACGTGGCCACCGACCTGGTCAACCCACGCCAGGCCAGCGACACCGCGCTGGGCTTCATGATGGTGCCGGCGGTGCTGGTGCGCCTGTTATTGCCGATTGCGCTGGTGGTGTCGTTCTACCTATTCATGCGCGGCCATAACCAGCCGGGCGGCGGCTTTGTCGCCGGTCTGGTGATGTCGGTCGCGTTTATCCTGCAATACATGGTTGCCGGCACGCAGTGGGTCGAGGCACAGATGAGCCTGCGGCCGATGCGCTGGATGGGCTTCGGGCTGTTCTCGGCGACCCTGACCGGTCTGGGCGCGCTGTTTGCCGGGTATCCATTCCTCACCACCCACACCTGGCATTTGAGCCTGCCGGTGCTCGGCGACATTCACATCGCCAGCGCCCTGTTCTTCGACGTCGGCGTGTACGCCATGGTCGTCGGCTCGACGTTGCTGATGCTCACCGCCCTCGGTCACCAGTCCGTGCGGGCCCATAAACCGAGCAACCAGGCCAAAGTGGTTGCCGCTACGGAAGGAGCCGCCTGA
- a CDS encoding Na+/H+ antiporter subunit C codes for MEEVIAIAIGVLAASGVWLILRPRTFQVVMGLCLLSYGVNLFIFSMGSLFIGKEPIIKDGVPQDLLNYTDPLPQALVLTAIVISFAMTALFLVVLLASRGLTGTDHVDGREPKE; via the coding sequence ATGGAAGAAGTCATCGCAATTGCCATTGGGGTCCTGGCGGCCTCCGGCGTCTGGCTGATCCTGCGGCCACGGACGTTCCAGGTGGTGATGGGCCTGTGCCTGTTGTCGTATGGGGTCAACCTGTTCATTTTCAGCATGGGCAGCCTGTTTATCGGCAAGGAGCCGATCATCAAGGACGGCGTGCCGCAAGACCTGCTCAACTACACCGATCCACTGCCCCAGGCGCTGGTGCTGACGGCCATCGTGATCAGCTTCGCCATGACCGCCTTGTTCCTGGTGGTGTTGCTGGCGTCGCGGGGCCTGACCGGCACAGACCATGTGGACGGCCGGGAGCCCAAGGAATGA
- a CDS encoding monovalent cation/H+ antiporter subunit D, giving the protein MTWMNQLIVAPILLPLLTAALMLMLGEKRRPLKAQINLVSSILGLSVAILLLYWTQKGGPGSIGVYLPGNWQVPFGIVLVVDQLSALMLVLTGIIGVSALLFAMARWDRAGTSFHALFQIQMMGLYGAFLTADLFNLFVFFEVLLAASYGLMLHGSGRARVSAGLHYIAINLLASSLFLIGAAMIYGVTGTLNFADLALKIPLVPEADRGLLHAGAAILATAFLAKAGMWPLNFWLAPAYSSASAPVAAMFAIMTKVGVYTVLRLWTLLFSGQAGASALFGGDWLVYGGMATIIGAGLAMVAAQRLERMASLSILVSAGILLSAVGFAQPSLTAGALFYLVSSTLALSALFLLAELIERSRSANDLPLDEEIDALPKAMESLHPRPGVNLDDEQQAVVGQVIPWTMAFLGLSFIACALLIIGMPPLSGFIGKLSLLSALVNPLGLGVSVDAPIRPAAWGLVALLILSGLASLIAFARLGIQRFWTPEERPSPLLRRNECVPIFFLLGLSILLTFKAEPLMRYTQDTAVSLNNPEHYVMAVMATRPVPSPEAKTAALEVQP; this is encoded by the coding sequence ATGACGTGGATGAATCAACTGATCGTCGCGCCGATCCTGCTGCCATTGCTGACCGCCGCGCTGATGCTGATGCTTGGCGAAAAACGTCGCCCGTTGAAGGCGCAGATCAACCTGGTCTCCAGCATACTCGGCCTGAGCGTGGCCATTTTGCTGCTGTACTGGACGCAAAAAGGCGGTCCCGGATCGATTGGCGTGTACCTGCCCGGCAACTGGCAAGTGCCGTTCGGCATCGTGCTGGTGGTGGACCAACTGTCGGCGCTGATGCTGGTGCTCACCGGGATTATTGGCGTGAGCGCGCTGCTGTTCGCCATGGCCCGTTGGGACCGTGCCGGTACCAGTTTCCATGCACTGTTCCAGATCCAGATGATGGGCCTGTACGGCGCCTTCCTCACCGCCGACCTGTTCAATCTGTTTGTGTTTTTCGAGGTACTGCTGGCGGCGTCCTATGGCTTGATGCTGCACGGCTCGGGCCGGGCACGGGTGTCGGCAGGGCTGCATTACATCGCAATCAATCTGTTGGCGTCGTCGCTGTTCCTGATTGGCGCGGCGATGATCTACGGCGTCACCGGCACGCTGAACTTCGCTGACCTGGCGTTGAAGATCCCGCTGGTGCCGGAGGCGGATCGCGGGCTGTTGCACGCGGGTGCGGCCATCCTCGCGACCGCGTTCCTGGCCAAAGCCGGCATGTGGCCGCTGAACTTCTGGCTGGCGCCCGCCTACTCTTCGGCGAGTGCGCCGGTGGCGGCGATGTTCGCGATCATGACCAAGGTCGGCGTGTACACCGTGCTGCGCCTGTGGACCCTGTTGTTCTCCGGCCAGGCCGGTGCTTCGGCGCTGTTTGGCGGTGACTGGCTGGTGTACGGCGGCATGGCGACCATCATCGGCGCCGGGTTGGCGATGGTGGCCGCGCAGCGGCTGGAGCGCATGGCAAGCTTGAGCATTCTGGTGTCGGCGGGGATCTTGCTGTCCGCCGTCGGTTTCGCTCAGCCGAGCCTGACGGCGGGGGCGCTGTTCTATCTGGTCAGCTCGACGCTGGCGTTGAGTGCGCTGTTCCTGCTGGCTGAATTGATCGAACGCTCGCGCTCAGCCAACGATCTGCCACTGGATGAAGAGATCGATGCACTACCAAAAGCCATGGAGTCCTTGCACCCACGACCCGGCGTGAACCTCGATGATGAGCAACAAGCCGTGGTCGGCCAGGTGATTCCCTGGACCATGGCCTTCCTGGGCTTGAGCTTTATCGCCTGCGCCCTGTTGATCATTGGCATGCCGCCGCTTTCCGGGTTTATCGGCAAGCTCAGTTTGTTGAGTGCGCTGGTCAATCCGCTGGGCCTGGGTGTGAGCGTTGACGCGCCAATCCGCCCGGCGGCCTGGGGTTTGGTGGCGCTGCTGATCCTCTCGGGCCTGGCCTCGTTGATCGCCTTCGCGCGCCTGGGCATCCAGCGTTTCTGGACCCCGGAGGAACGCCCTTCGCCGCTGCTGCGTCGCAACGAGTGCGTGCCGATCTTCTTCCTGCTGGGTTTGAGCATTCTGCTGACCTTCAAGGCCGAGCCGCTGATGCGCTACACCCAGGACACCGCCGTCAGCTTGAACAACCCGGAACACTACGTGATGGCGGTGATGGCGACGCGCCCAGTGCCGAGCCCTGAAGCCAAGACCGCCGCGCTGGAGGTGCAGCCATGA
- a CDS encoding Na+/H+ antiporter subunit E, whose protein sequence is MKRLFPAPWLSLALWLLWLLLNLSVSPGNLLLGALLGFLAPLMMAPLRPLPIRIRRPGVIIRLFFLVGRDVIISNLQVAWGVLTCGSRPPRSRFIKIPLDLRDPNGLAALSMITTVVPGTIWSELALDRSILLLHVFDLEDEAPFIEHFKTTYERPLMEIFE, encoded by the coding sequence ATGAAACGCCTGTTCCCTGCCCCGTGGTTGTCGCTGGCGCTGTGGCTGTTATGGCTGTTGCTCAACCTGTCCGTGAGCCCCGGCAACCTGCTGCTGGGCGCGCTGCTGGGCTTTCTCGCGCCACTGATGATGGCGCCGCTGCGGCCCCTGCCAATCCGCATTCGCCGCCCAGGGGTGATCATTCGTCTGTTCTTTCTGGTCGGTCGCGATGTGATCATCTCCAACCTGCAAGTGGCTTGGGGCGTGTTGACGTGCGGCTCCCGCCCGCCGCGTTCGCGTTTTATCAAGATCCCTCTGGACCTGCGCGACCCCAACGGCCTGGCTGCGCTGTCAATGATCACCACCGTGGTGCCCGGAACCATCTGGTCGGAACTGGCGCTGGACCGAAGCATCCTGCTCTTGCACGTGTTTGATCTGGAGGATGAAGCGCCTTTCATCGAGCACTTCAAAACCACCTACGAGCGGCCCCTGATGGAGATCTTCGAATGA
- a CDS encoding K+/H+ antiporter subunit F, translating to MSALLSNAILFSLFLFSLAMVLTLIRLFKGPSAQDRVLALDYLYILAMLMMLVLGIRYASDTYFEAALLIALFGFVGSFALAKFLLRGEVIE from the coding sequence ATGAGCGCCCTGCTCTCCAATGCGATCCTGTTCAGCCTGTTCCTGTTCTCGCTGGCCATGGTGCTGACACTGATCCGCCTGTTCAAAGGCCCATCCGCGCAAGACCGGGTACTGGCGCTGGACTACTTGTACATCCTGGCGATGCTGATGATGCTGGTGCTGGGCATTCGTTATGCCAGTGACACCTACTTTGAAGCGGCGCTGCTGATCGCGCTGTTCGGCTTCGTGGGCTCGTTTGCCCTGGCCAAATTCCTGCTGCGTGGGGAGGTGATTGAATGA
- a CDS encoding Na+/H+ antiporter subunit G: MMPLWMEIVVAVLLVLSSVFALIGAIGLLRMKDFFQRMHPPALASTLGAWCVALASIIYFSVLKSGPVLHGWLIPILLSITVPVTTLLLARTALFRKRMAGDDVPAEVSSRR, encoded by the coding sequence ATGATGCCGTTATGGATGGAAATCGTCGTGGCGGTGCTGCTGGTGCTGAGCAGTGTATTTGCGCTGATTGGCGCGATTGGATTACTGCGAATGAAGGACTTCTTCCAGCGCATGCACCCACCGGCATTGGCTTCGACGTTGGGGGCGTGGTGTGTGGCGCTGGCGTCGATCATCTACTTTTCGGTGCTCAAGTCCGGGCCGGTGTTGCACGGGTGGTTGATTCCGATTTTGCTGTCGATCACCGTGCCGGTGACCACGCTGCTGCTGGCGCGCACGGCGTTGTTCCGCAAGCGTATGGCGGGTGATGACGTACCGGCCGAAGTCAGCAGCCGCCGCTGA
- a CDS encoding winged helix-turn-helix transcriptional regulator — protein sequence MSKIYTPATAAADIETTLAWLGGRWKLIILFHLFGGQVQRYSDLERLIPEISQKMLAQQLRQLEADGLVQRTVYPVVPPKVEYRMTEWGQSLCPVLDGLLKWQATKPVI from the coding sequence ATGAGCAAAATCTACACCCCCGCCACCGCCGCAGCCGACATCGAAACCACCCTCGCCTGGCTCGGCGGGCGCTGGAAATTGATCATCCTGTTTCATCTGTTCGGCGGCCAGGTGCAGCGTTATTCCGACCTTGAGCGGCTGATCCCGGAGATCTCGCAAAAGATGCTCGCCCAACAATTGCGTCAGCTCGAAGCCGATGGATTGGTGCAGCGCACGGTCTACCCGGTGGTGCCGCCGAAAGTGGAATACCGCATGACCGAATGGGGCCAGAGCCTGTGCCCGGTGCTGGATGGCCTGCTCAAATGGCAGGCCACCAAGCCTGTGATCTAG
- a CDS encoding SDR family oxidoreductase, producing MSFELGLKGLRALVTGGTKGIGAAVVAVLREQGAQVISVARSAADSTPEGVHFIAADLGTAAGCASATEAVKARLGGVDIIVNVLGGSSAPGGGFAVLDDEQWMNALGQNLMAAVRVDRALLPGMVERGAGVIIHVTSIQRELPLPESTTAYAAAKAALATYSKSLSKEVTPKGVRVVRVSPGWVETDAAVALAQRLADEAGTDYEGGKQIIMQALGGIPLGRPAKPQEVADLIAFLVSPRAGSISGTEYVIDGGTVPTV from the coding sequence ATGAGCTTTGAACTCGGACTAAAAGGCCTTCGTGCGCTGGTAACCGGTGGCACCAAAGGTATCGGCGCCGCCGTGGTGGCGGTGTTGCGTGAACAAGGCGCCCAGGTGATTTCGGTCGCGCGTTCGGCGGCGGATTCGACGCCCGAAGGCGTGCATTTCATCGCTGCCGACCTAGGCACTGCCGCCGGTTGTGCGAGTGCTACTGAGGCGGTGAAGGCTCGGCTTGGCGGTGTCGATATCATCGTCAATGTCCTCGGCGGTTCCAGTGCGCCAGGTGGTGGTTTTGCGGTGCTCGATGATGAGCAGTGGATGAATGCGCTGGGCCAGAACCTGATGGCGGCGGTGAGGGTGGATCGGGCGTTGTTACCGGGGATGGTGGAGCGCGGCGCCGGGGTGATCATTCATGTCACGTCGATCCAGCGGGAGTTGCCGTTGCCGGAGTCGACCACGGCGTATGCCGCTGCCAAGGCGGCGTTGGCGACATACAGCAAGAGCCTGTCGAAAGAAGTGACGCCCAAGGGCGTGCGGGTGGTGCGGGTTTCGCCGGGCTGGGTGGAGACGGACGCGGCGGTCGCGCTGGCGCAGCGTCTGGCTGATGAGGCGGGCACGGATTACGAAGGCGGCAAGCAGATCATCATGCAAGCGCTGGGCGGCATTCCGCTGGGCCGGCCGGCCAAGCCTCAGGAAGTGGCGGACTTGATCGCGTTCCTGGTCTCGCCCCGCGCCGGGTCGATCAGTGGCACCGAGTACGTGATCGACGGCGGCACCGTGCCCACGGTCTAG
- the lepB gene encoding signal peptidase I: MRSWLIRYRYAIIFWMCFGVFRTSLADWNPIPSGSMRPTLLEGDVVLVNRVAYDLKLPLTDISLAKLDNPQRGDVVTFSSPKDGMRLIKRIVGIPGDTLEMKDEVLWVNGEPATYSDAQDISEPILPGHAVPGIKLNERAANRQRTVQFMPTVRAMRNFGPVVVPAESYFMLGDNRDNSDDSRYIGVVPRRLLIGRAHHVLASAQILDHWMPRLNRFGAPIL, encoded by the coding sequence ATGCGAAGTTGGTTGATCCGTTACCGTTACGCAATCATTTTCTGGATGTGCTTCGGCGTTTTCCGTACGTCCCTGGCCGACTGGAACCCCATTCCCTCTGGCTCCATGCGCCCGACCTTGCTGGAGGGTGATGTGGTGTTGGTGAACCGGGTGGCCTACGACCTCAAGCTGCCGCTCACGGACATTTCCCTGGCGAAGCTCGATAACCCCCAACGTGGCGATGTGGTGACGTTTTCATCGCCCAAGGACGGCATGCGCCTGATCAAGCGCATCGTCGGCATTCCCGGTGACACCCTGGAAATGAAAGATGAGGTGTTGTGGGTCAACGGCGAGCCTGCCACCTACAGTGACGCGCAGGACATCAGCGAACCCATCCTGCCCGGCCATGCGGTGCCAGGAATCAAGCTGAACGAACGGGCGGCCAACCGTCAGCGCACGGTGCAGTTCATGCCGACGGTGCGGGCAATGCGCAATTTCGGGCCGGTGGTGGTGCCGGCCGAGAGTTACTTCATGCTGGGGGACAACCGTGATAACAGCGATGACTCACGGTATATCGGCGTTGTGCCACGCCGGCTGTTGATCGGGCGGGCGCATCATGTACTGGCGTCGGCGCAGATCCTGGATCACTGGATGCCACGCCTGAACAGATTTGGCGCGCCGATCCTGTAA
- a CDS encoding dihydrofolate reductase family protein, whose product MDIQGSVFIATSIDGFIARPDGDIEWLHRPEYETLELRHIGTHESDNGFVQSRYQVMQSS is encoded by the coding sequence ATGGATATCCAAGGTTCCGTTTTTATCGCAACCAGCATCGACGGTTTTATTGCCCGTCCGGACGGTGATATCGAGTGGTTGCACCGACCAGAGTACGAAACTCTTGAGCTTCGCCATATCGGCACGCATGAGTCGGACAATGGCTTTGTTCAAAGTCGGTATCAAGTGATGCAATCTTCATAG
- a CDS encoding peptidase E produces the protein MTKHIIVIGGESTEDMQRMTRIDKHIVALSGKTHPTVLYISTANGDDRIKISDFTAKYESAGCRVTTLAFFISPFPNANHVSSLFEQADIIYVPGGNTRAMLAIWREFAVVDHLKRAWENGKVLCGVSAGAICWFEHGHSDSGGVFALVHGLGLLPGALCPHFSSEAGRETSFVELVQHEGIRPAYAVDDGVALHFKDGKYHETAYNDAASNAYEVSTRPPYLAQVLQTSGG, from the coding sequence ATGACCAAGCACATTATTGTTATCGGCGGCGAGTCCACCGAAGACATGCAGCGTATGACGCGTATCGATAAACACATCGTCGCGTTATCAGGTAAAACGCACCCTACTGTGCTCTACATCTCCACCGCCAATGGCGATGACCGAATCAAGATTTCCGATTTCACCGCCAAATATGAAAGCGCTGGCTGCCGTGTAACCACGCTGGCATTTTTCATTTCACCCTTCCCCAACGCCAATCATGTTTCATCACTCTTTGAGCAAGCCGACATTATTTACGTACCAGGCGGAAATACTCGCGCCATGTTGGCGATCTGGCGCGAATTTGCTGTAGTGGACCATCTGAAGAGGGCCTGGGAAAACGGCAAAGTCCTGTGTGGTGTCAGTGCAGGCGCCATTTGCTGGTTCGAGCATGGGCATTCCGATTCAGGGGGAGTGTTTGCGCTGGTTCACGGCCTGGGCTTGCTGCCAGGAGCACTGTGTCCGCATTTCAGCTCAGAAGCAGGAAGGGAAACGTCGTTTGTCGAACTTGTTCAGCATGAGGGGATACGACCCGCCTACGCGGTCGATGATGGCGTCGCTTTGCATTTCAAGGACGGCAAGTACCACGAGACGGCCTATAACGACGCAGCTAGTAACGCCTATGAAGTCAGTACAAGGCCCCCCTACCTAGCACAGGTATTGCAAACTTCAGGTGGGTAA
- a CDS encoding Hcp family type VI secretion system effector yields MANHGYMSINGKSQGLISAGCSTQDSIGNKCQERHRDEIMVMSFNHNMLNTGNVRASTHGPVIITKNIDKSSPLLAVALSNREELNCVINFYRISQFGQHQKYYTVDIRGCIIASLTVEVPHSVLLNDVDAQEHLSIRYREIIWTHHLAGTSGYGSWETGR; encoded by the coding sequence ATGGCTAACCACGGCTACATGTCCATTAACGGAAAATCTCAAGGTTTGATCTCGGCTGGCTGCTCAACCCAAGACTCCATCGGCAACAAGTGCCAGGAGAGGCATCGGGACGAAATCATGGTGATGTCCTTCAACCACAATATGCTCAACACGGGCAATGTCAGAGCTTCCACCCATGGCCCGGTGATCATCACAAAAAACATTGATAAATCCTCACCCTTGTTGGCCGTAGCGTTATCCAACCGAGAAGAACTGAACTGCGTGATCAACTTTTATCGCATTTCACAATTCGGCCAGCATCAAAAATACTACACCGTCGATATCAGGGGTTGCATCATCGCCAGCCTGACCGTCGAGGTCCCCCACTCCGTCCTGCTGAACGATGTAGACGCACAGGAACATCTGTCGATTCGTTATCGGGAAATCATCTGGACACATCATCTCGCGGGCACCAGTGGCTATGGCTCATGGGAAACCGGGCGATGA
- a CDS encoding DUF4225 domain-containing protein, whose product MKSKNKNQTPSFYDLWVVSQAAGNLTSQACTISARHLQDGVTRSIFNREVAYYARSIVNDVEQGKKTVAEGLIEIKKEQRSLLNQSMEIGQKGIGVVAGAFQMATGAGICYASVGTLCLIAGVPLMAHGANNVYEGGRNLMTGQSDASGPVRNAYQAAASAMGHGEREANITYSAVDIGLSAFSVARRVLKPDAWRLFRYIDTDRIRAYKRMHPISLTTEAAVDTLTLKQIHQELKK is encoded by the coding sequence ATGAAATCAAAGAACAAGAATCAAACGCCGAGCTTTTATGACTTATGGGTAGTCAGCCAAGCCGCAGGCAACCTTACCAGCCAGGCTTGCACGATCAGTGCTCGTCATCTGCAGGATGGTGTTACTCGCTCAATATTCAATAGGGAAGTGGCCTATTACGCTCGTAGCATTGTTAACGATGTGGAGCAGGGAAAAAAGACAGTCGCAGAGGGGCTGATTGAGATAAAGAAAGAGCAACGTAGCCTGCTGAATCAGTCAATGGAAATCGGGCAAAAAGGAATAGGCGTTGTCGCTGGCGCATTTCAAATGGCCACGGGGGCTGGAATTTGCTATGCATCCGTTGGCACGCTCTGCCTTATCGCGGGGGTGCCGCTGATGGCGCATGGTGCAAACAACGTATATGAGGGTGGGCGTAACCTGATGACAGGGCAATCAGATGCTTCCGGCCCTGTTCGTAACGCCTACCAGGCAGCAGCATCCGCCATGGGTCATGGCGAGCGAGAAGCGAACATAACCTATAGTGCAGTGGATATTGGACTGTCGGCCTTTAGCGTTGCGAGGCGTGTACTAAAACCAGACGCTTGGCGTTTGTTCAGATACATCGATACAGACCGTATTAGAGCCTATAAACGCATGCATCCCATTTCATTGACGACTGAGGCGGCCGTAGACACTCTGACACTCAAACAAATACACCAAGAGTTGAAGAAATGA